The Kineothrix sp. MB12-C1 genome includes a window with the following:
- a CDS encoding DUF5131 family protein, protein MNWEPWTGCYKISDGCTNCYFYGPYAKRYGQGTIQKTDKFDWPARKNAKGEYNIKGNKILPTCFATDFFLPEADEWRKDIWAIIKERTDIDFLILTKRIDRFLVSLPPDWGAGYDNVNIGCTVENQALADYRLPLFLSYPIKRRFIACAPLLEKIDLTPYLRGVDHVTVGGETGRESRICDYDWVLNIRDQCVKADVTFWLKNTGSLFKRDGVVEKINPFKQTSVAKELGIDILNGKKLF, encoded by the coding sequence ATGAACTGGGAGCCATGGACAGGCTGTTACAAAATAAGTGATGGCTGTACAAATTGCTATTTTTATGGGCCGTATGCAAAACGCTATGGTCAAGGCACAATACAAAAAACAGATAAATTTGATTGGCCCGCAAGGAAAAATGCCAAGGGCGAATACAATATCAAAGGCAACAAAATTCTTCCAACCTGTTTTGCGACTGACTTTTTCCTGCCAGAAGCAGACGAGTGGCGTAAAGACATTTGGGCTATCATCAAGGAAAGAACTGATATTGATTTCTTGATTTTAACAAAGCGAATTGACCGTTTTCTCGTATCACTTCCACCCGATTGGGGTGCAGGCTATGACAATGTGAATATTGGTTGTACTGTCGAAAATCAAGCATTAGCTGATTACAGACTGCCACTCTTTTTATCTTATCCGATAAAGAGACGGTTCATCGCTTGTGCCCCACTCTTAGAAAAGATAGATTTGACACCGTATCTTCGTGGAGTAGACCATGTGACTGTTGGTGGCGAAACAGGGCGAGAATCCCGTATATGTGACTATGATTGGGTACTTAATATTCGGGATCAATGTGTAAAAGCAGATGTAACATTTTGGCTAAAAAATACAGGTTCCCTTTTCAAACGTGATGGTGTGGTAGAAAAAATAAATCCATTTAAACAAACCAGTGTAGCCAAAGAGCTTGGCATAGATATTTTAAACGGAAAAAAATTGTTCTGA
- a CDS encoding VOC family protein: protein MKYQGCLLAVKDIAASKHFYEKVLHQNAVMDIGVHVTFEGFSLQQGYAELVGLADDSVKVQSHNFQVYFEVNDLDKVYAEMKSISNLQWVHEIKEYPWGQRDIRVYDPDKHIVEIAEDMTTVIKRFFNQGMSAEEVATRTMFPLEVVKQYALGFGM, encoded by the coding sequence ATGAAATATCAAGGTTGTCTTTTGGCGGTTAAGGATATAGCCGCATCGAAACACTTTTATGAAAAGGTACTTCATCAAAATGCGGTCATGGATATTGGTGTGCATGTGACGTTTGAGGGCTTTTCGCTGCAACAAGGATATGCTGAACTTGTTGGCTTGGCGGATGATAGTGTGAAAGTGCAGTCACATAACTTTCAAGTCTATTTTGAAGTGAACGATTTAGACAAAGTGTATGCCGAAATGAAAAGCATATCCAATTTGCAATGGGTACACGAAATCAAAGAATACCCGTGGGGACAGCGTGACATTCGGGTATATGACCCCGATAAGCACATTGTAGAAATTGCAGAGGACATGACCACGGTTATTAAACGCTTTTTTAATCAAGGCATGTCGGCAGAAGAAGTTGCTACACGCACAATGTTCCCTCTTGAGGTTGTAAAACAGTATGCGTTAGGCTTTGGTATGTGA
- a CDS encoding helix-turn-helix domain-containing protein: MILQYDKQFNMFPSHIELRKYVQYYNIVFPSKDMFTEHYMLMPNACGTLSLAFDGNTVIAELWGASLTPILLGTEPNSYNVLMLIQLSPYGLYQITRQNQAEFADKRLSLVDIDNELFRLLHHAFAVSKTVTDLANACEEILYERMEHHVVSDALLLATKAISDNHGQLQVKEIARLSCYSERQLNRLFHTQIGMNVKDFARLTRFNYVLKHIQKSPCFFAALSQQAGYFDQAHFDKDFKAISGVSPKDYLKTMSDFYYDGTEIYDTISSVKED, from the coding sequence TTGATTTTACAATATGACAAGCAATTTAATATGTTCCCCTCACATATTGAGTTGAGAAAATATGTTCAATATTATAACATCGTATTTCCATCAAAGGATATGTTTACAGAGCATTATATGCTTATGCCTAACGCTTGCGGAACATTGTCGCTTGCTTTCGATGGAAATACAGTCATTGCTGAACTATGGGGAGCGTCCCTCACCCCCATATTGTTAGGCACGGAGCCAAATAGTTATAATGTTTTAATGCTTATCCAGCTTTCCCCCTATGGGTTGTATCAAATCACACGCCAAAACCAAGCGGAATTTGCAGACAAACGCCTTTCGCTTGTGGACATCGACAACGAGTTGTTCCGTTTATTGCATCATGCTTTTGCAGTATCAAAAACTGTAACCGACTTAGCAAACGCTTGCGAGGAAATTTTATACGAACGTATGGAACATCATGTTGTTTCAGATGCTTTGCTATTGGCAACCAAAGCGATTTCTGATAATCATGGACAGCTACAAGTGAAAGAGATTGCCAGACTATCTTGTTATAGTGAACGGCAGCTAAACCGCTTGTTCCACACACAAATTGGAATGAATGTTAAGGACTTTGCACGTTTAACCCGCTTTAATTATGTATTAAAGCACATTCAAAAATCGCCCTGCTTTTTTGCGGCATTGTCACAACAAGCTGGCTATTTCGACCAAGCTCATTTCGATAAAGATTTTAAGGCAATTAGTGGTGTTTCGCCCAAAGACTATCTGAAAACAATGTCCGATTTTTACTATGACGGCACAGAGATATACGATACAATATCCTCGGTAAAGGAGGATTGA